In a genomic window of Bacillus rossius redtenbacheri isolate Brsri chromosome 4 unlocalized genomic scaffold, Brsri_v3 Brsri_v3_scf4_2, whole genome shotgun sequence:
- the LOC134542057 gene encoding ribosome biogenesis regulatory protein homolog produces MDIVSEILSKAADNEAETLKSIRVDKHLDLEYDLGSLLALDPNDLDLKALRSGSGTDEYLRGLARDNTQLLLNQIWELPSERVDEAIVVRLPPPTTVLPRENPVPKPRPPTKWQRFAREKGIQKKKRANLTWDDALKKWVPNHGYQRALADKQKNWVMEVPPSSDPLQDQFTVRADKKKERVAKNEFQRLRNLAAAKNIKVPRVGVPPAESLSSTQLGKQLTVARVSTASLGKFQDKLPKEKVAKNVGALLPTTKKRKLPHSNPVEERKANLGILDGILNKKPKLDIEKAVNREIYKEQQERAEEKRSQKPKKGRGKQRGGVKKGKGAGKRPKTKPPGGKGQRHKPGQRSGRKRR; encoded by the exons ATGGATATTGTCAGCGAAATATTAAGTAAAGCTGCCGATAATGAGGCTGAAACGCTTAAATCCATACGTGTTGATAAGCATCTTGATTTAGAGTATGATTTGGGATCCTTACTTGCGCTTGATCCCAATGACTTAGATCTTAAAGCCTTGAG GTCGGGTTCGGGCACCGACGAGTACCTGAGGGGCCTGGCGCGGGACAACACTCAGCTGCTCCTCAATCAGATATGGGAGCTGCCGTCGGAGCGCGTCGACGAGGCGATTGTGGTGAGGCTGCCGCCCCCCACCACCGTCCTGCCGCGGGAGAACCCCGTCCCCAAGCCCAGGCCCCCCACCAAGTGGCAGCGGTTCGCCAGGGAGAAGGGCATCCAGAAGAAGAAGAGGGCAAATTTGACCTGGGATGATGCGCTCAAG AAATGGGTGCCGAACCACGGGTACCAGAGAGCGCTGGCGGATAAGCAGAAGAACTGGGTGATGGAGGTGCCCCCGAGCAGTGACCCCCTGCAGGACCAGTTTACGGTCAGAGCGGACAAGAAGAAGGAGAGAGTCGCCAAGAACGAGTTCCAGAGGCTTCGCAACTTGGCCGCCGCAAAGAACATCAAGGTCCCGAGGGTCGGCGTACCGCCGGCGGAAAGTCTGAGCTCGACACAG CTCGGCAAACAACTCACCGTTGCCAGAGTGTCAACAGCATCTCTCGGTAAGTTCCAAGACAAGCTGCCGAAAGAGAAAGTGGCGAAGAATGTCGGGGCTCTGTTGCCCACGACGAAGAAACGGAAGCTGCCTCATAGCAACCCGGTAGAAGAGAGGAAGGCTAACCTGGGCATCTTGGATGGCATACTGAACAAGAAGCCCAAGTTAGATATCGAGAAGGCCGTCAACAGGGAGATATACAAGGAGCAGCAAGA GCGAGCAGAGGAGAAGAGGTCACAGAAGCCGAAGAAGGGTCGAGGGAAGCAGCGCGGTGGGGTGAAGAAAGGAAAGGGCGCGGGCAAAAGGCCCAAAACCAAGCCCCCTGGTGGCAAGGGCCAGAGACACAAGCCCGGCCAGAGATCAGGGCGTAAGAGGCGTTAA